From the Musa acuminata AAA Group cultivar baxijiao chromosome BXJ1-2, Cavendish_Baxijiao_AAA, whole genome shotgun sequence genome, one window contains:
- the LOC135611371 gene encoding mediator of RNA polymerase II transcription subunit 32-like, producing MSNEFDEVLAAAADVIQAREASFGLRTAATDAALEKFRQRWGLFKLSCDRAEDVVDSARRSIMAERLMDAASGMAPGQPETAGLQHLNVPRFERALHKVNSVAADLGRGSAAMAAASSSGPSAATPSVDKAD from the coding sequence ATGAGCAATGAGTTCGACGAGGTGTTGGCGGCAGCCGCGGACGTGATACAGGCGAGGGAAGCATCGTTCGGCCTGCGGACGGCGGCGACGGATGCGGCGCTCGAGAAGTTTAGGCAGCGGTGGGGACTCTTCAAGTTGTCATGCGACCGGGCGGAGGACGTGGTCGACTCGGCGAGGAGGAGTATCATGGCAGAGCGTCTGATGGACGCGGCCTCCGGGATGGCACCGGGGCAACCGGAAACAGCGGGGTTGCAGCATCTCAACGTGCCCCGCTTTGAGCGGGCGCTCCACAAGGTCAACTCCGTCGCCGCGGACCTCGGACGTGGATCGGCTGCCATGGCCGCCGCCTCCTCATCCGGCCCCTCCGCTGCGACACCTTCCGTAGACAAGGCGGATTGA